In Eriocheir sinensis breed Jianghai 21 chromosome 52, ASM2467909v1, whole genome shotgun sequence, one genomic interval encodes:
- the LOC126982843 gene encoding glutamyl aminopeptidase-like: protein MRSRASFLLSVLMAVIVAGHGKDMTKSSDRPWEDSFRLPDTVLPQHYELYIHPDLTSKTFTGQVTISLLSQEPRDHFLVHAQWLTITSSSLVSVTDNQTQAVRINETIDYEPHQFFVVRTEQVAAGSFQLTLHFSGSLEKGILGFYYSDYTDDNGKTSGLATTKFQPTYARRAFPCFDEPSFKSTYSLTVVRPSEGYRALSNMPVKKETADSPSAGLTEVAFEKSVPMVTYLVCFIVCDFSYKETILESGMPFRVYAPAHHLSDTDYALEVGKSVLQMYEGMFDLPFPLPKSDMVAIPDYSSGATEHWGIITFRETAIYYNANESSAANKQRVASVISHEMAHQWFGNLVTLKWWDDLWLNEGFASYVETKGVAYVEPDWDMGSQFCTSTLLPVLGIDSLLSSHPIIQAVETPDQINAIFDSISYNKGASILRMLENFMGESFQTGINNFLKKFEYANAVTQDLWNELTAAWAGSVPEGQKGDVGAIMNTWTQQMGFPVVTVKRSAPNTFTLSQERFLLDPNAEYDPNDSVFRYKWDVPVSYTTSADSTVQRSWLYHENSTLELAVPAEVTWIKVNMQYMGYYRVNYEPDMWAELGKLCASKALKASDRAGLYSDVFALADAALINYTVALDFSRNVANESDYVPWYSMATAFSNLQPLLASTDANLPFKDYVSSLVEPLFISLGWEDNGNHLTRLLRTEVVRLSCLSGGEACLGTAAAEIQSWILDPKYQLPLDTRRQVYRWGVVKGGTQATWDLMWQRAADETSATETDNLYFGMANFQDEAILLRYIEQSMDEKFVRSQNFLRILEYISTNPAGNDLVWGWGPSWQMEAFFSQYPDAGAGQLNREQAIERVKYNIRWVNDNTNTILAWLQTL from the exons ATGAGGAGCCGGGCCTCTTTCTTGCTGTCTGTGCTGATGGCGGTGATTGTGGCAGGGCATGGCAAGG ACATGACCAAGAGCAGTGACAGGCCATGGGAGGACAGTTTCCGGCTACCAGACACTGTTCTCCCTCAACACTACGAGCTGTATAtccaccctgacctgacctccaaGACCTTCACCGGCCAGGTCACCATCAGCCTCTTGTCCCAGGAGCCACGTGATCACTTCCTGGTGCATGCTCAGTGGCTCACCATCACCAGCTCATCCTTAGTCAGTGTGACAGACAACCAAACTCAG GCTGTGAGGATCAACGAGACCATCGACTACGAGCCTCACCAGTTCTTTGTGGTGCGTACGGAGCAGGTGGCAGCCGGCTCATTCCAACTCACCCTCCACTTCAGTGGGTCCCTGGAGAAGGGCATTCTAGGCTTTTATTACTCAGACTACACTGATGACAATGGAAAAACAAG CGGTCTTGCCACCACCAAGTTTCAACCAACCTATGCCCGGCGAGCTTTCCCGTGCTTTGATGAACCAAGCTTCAAGTCCACCTACAGCCTTACAGTAGTGAGGCCCTCGGAGGGTTACAGAGCCCTCTCAAACATGCCTGTGAAG AAAGAAACGGCTGACTCACCATCTGCCGGGCTGACCGAGGTGGCCTTTGAGAAGTCTGTGCCCATGGTCACGTATCTGGTGTGTTTCATTGTCTGCGACTTCTCGTACAAAGAG ACCATCCTGGAGAGTGGCATGCCATTCAGAGTGTATGCCCCTGCCCACCACCTCAGTGATACAGACTATGCCCTTGAGGTGGGGAAGAGTGTGCTCCAGATGTATGAAGGCATGTTCGACCTGCCCTTCCCTTTGCCCAAAAGTG ACATGGTTGCCATCCCTGACTACTCCTCGGGTGCCACGGAGCACTGGGGCATCATCACCTTCAGGGAGACGGCCATTTACTACAACGCCAACGAGAGCTCCGCCGCCAACAAGCAGCGAGTGGCGTCAGTCATTTCCCACGAGATGGCTCACCAGTGGTTTGGAAACCTGG ttaCCTTGAAGTGGTGGGACGACTTGTGGCTAAACGAGGGCTTCGCCAGCTACGTGGAGACCAAAGGCGTGGCATACGTGGAGCCCGACTGGGACATG GGCTCCCAGTTCTGTACCAGCACTCTGCTGCCCGTGCTGGGCATCGATTCGCTGCTCAGCTCCCACCCGATTATCCAGGCCGTGGAGACGCCTGACCAGATCAATGCCATCTTTGACAGCATTTCCTATAACAAG GGTGCATCAATACTCCGGATGTTGGAGAACTTCATGGGAGAGTCCTTCCAAACAGGAATCAACAACTTCCTCAAGAAGTTTGAGTATGCCAACGCAGTGACGCAGGACCTGTGGAATGAACTCACTGCAGCTTGGGCTGGCAGTGTCCCTGAAGGGCAAAAG gggGATGTTGGGGCCATCATGAACACCTGGACCCAGCAGATGGGCTTCCCTGTGGTGACTGTGAAGCGCTCGGCCCCGAACACCTTCACTCTCTCCCAGGAACGCTTCTTGCTGGACCCAAATGCAGAATACGA CCCCAATGACTCAGTGTTCCGGTACAAATGGGATGTGCCTGTGAGCTACACAACATCGGCTGACTCCACGGTGCAGAGGTCATGGCTGTATCACGAAAATTCCACCT TAGAGCTTGCTGTGCCTGCTGAGGTCACCTGGATCAAGGTCAACATGCAGTACATGGGCTACTACCGAGTCAATTATGAGCCAGACATGTGGGCGGAGCTGGGGAAGCTGTGTGCCTCCAAG GCCCTGAAAGCATCGGATCGTGCCGGCCTCTACAGTGATGTCTTTGCCCTGGCTGACGCTGCACTCATCAACTACACGGTGGCATTGGACTTCAGTCGCAATGTGGCCAATGAAAGTGACTACGTCCCCTGGTACTCCATGGCAACAGCTTTCTCGAACCTGCAGCCACTTCTTGCCTCCACCGATGCCAACTTGCCCTTCAAG GATTATGTTTCCAGTTTGGTGGAGCCTCTGTTCATTTCGCTGGGTTGGGAAGACAATGGAAATCACTTGACAAG GTTGTTGAGGACTGAGGTAGTGAGGCTGTCATGCCTGAGTGGGGGTGAGGCCTGCCTGGGCACAGCAGCAGCAGAGATACAAAGCTGGATCCTGGACCCCAAATACCAGCTCCCTCTCGACACACGCAGACAG gtGTACAGGTGGGGAGTAGTGAAGGGAGGAACACAGGCGACATGGGACCTGATGTGGCAGCGTGCAGCGGACGAGACAAGTGCTACTGAAACTGACAACCTTTACTTTGGCATGGCGAACTTCCAGGACGAGGCAATCCTACTGAG GTACATTGAACAGTCCATGGATGAGAAGTTCGTGCGCAGCCAGAACTTCCTGCGCATCCTTGAGTACATCTCCACCAACCCTGCAGGCAATGACTTGGTCTGGGGCTGG GGTCCATCATGGCAGATGGAGGCATTCTTCAGCCAGTACCCTGATGCAGGGGCAGGACAGCTGAACAGAGAACAAGCCATCGAGAGGGTCAAGTACAACATTCGCTGGGTGAatgacaacaccaacaccatcttgGCCTGGCTGCAGACGCTCTGA
- the LOC126983083 gene encoding proton-coupled folate transporter-like, whose protein sequence is MEHVAKFLTGALRATTVEPVMLVDGACKEAMLLYTENVQMNKICTVKMGYSSEVCQNLSAYEEENVAVQRELTLFTFYNSIIMSVLPLIYVLFMGAWSDKYGRKIPMTITLVCRLLFAAGYLLVNWQTSWPVEVLYPVTFLEAIGGGNAGMLSSSLSYISDISREKDRTSRLSTASSLWYLGGPMGTLLAAVLIKNGGYNLPLGLVFLTYIAAVFYVVMFISESHGPSAKKELQARGSLQPQDSIIKKKRVPLCTMVKDFFDFHRVIESFKTAIKRRDGSMRAVLLVVLAANMLRRVARGFFMYQFVRQVLQWDASEYGYWITYRNLLAALGSLFLVPLLTKKLAFSDTSLVVLGSASLILEYLMYGLTSGVSMVFLMWLGPPAGLMSNASIIAFKSMATKLVSRQEKGRVNAVIAALNGLMPMVGYAAYSPIYYHTVDTFPAAQFYFGASLNLLIMVAFLTIGAALVSESYDTEDLEKGGDGHKPNLIHGLKRRSSVTLKAIVRTFSVPGGKNVVRIPSPQPPQSQTLEEVEERDSSEGAATPSRERFAACYSNAMTDAELTATEAAGKEAAGPPVVPVLTEEKKQAVGSTTC, encoded by the exons ATGGAGCACGTGGCGAAGTTTTTGACGGGCGCCCTGCGAGCCACGACTGTGGAGCCCGTGATGCTGGTGGACGGGGCGTGTAAGGAGGCCATGCTTCTTTATACAGAAAATGTTCAGATGAACAAGATCTGTACCGTCAAAATGGGTTACTCCTCCGAG GTGTGCCAGAACCTCTCTGCTTACGAGGAGGAGAACGTGGCCGTGCAGCGGGAACTGACGCTGTTCACCTTCTACAACAGCATCATCATGTCGGTGCTGCCGCTCATCTACGTGCTCTTCATGGGCGCCTGGAGCGACAAGTACGGCAGAAAG ATTCCTATGACCATCACTCTCGTGTGCCGACTCCTGTTCGCTGCGGGCTACCTCCTTGTCAACTGGCAAACCAGCTGGCCCGTGGAGGTGCTCTACCCGGTAACTTTCCTCGAGGCGATCGGCGGAGGCAACGCCGGGatgctctcttcttccctcagcTATATCAGTGACATAAGTCGAGAGAAGGATCGTACGTCGCGTCTGAGTACTGCTAGTTCCCTCTGGTACCTCGGGGGACCCATGGGCACTCTGCTAGCCGCTGTCCTCATCAAAAATGGTGGCTACAACCTGCCTCTCGGACTAGTGTTCCTGACCTACATCGCCGCCGTCTTCTACGTCGTGATGTTCATCAGTGAGAGTCACGGCCCGTCCGCCAAGAAGGAGCTGCAGGCCCGCGGCTCCCTGCAGCCCCAGGACAGCATCATCAAGAAAAAGAGGGTGCCGCTCTGCACCATGGTGAAGGACTTCTTTGACTTCCACCGAGTCATCGAGTCCTTCAAGACGGCCATCAAGAGGCGCGACGGGAGCATGCGTGCTGTGCTGCTCGTCGTTCTGGCCGCCAACATGCTGCGCCGCGTTGCTCGAG gCTTCTTCATGTACCAGTTCGTGCGACAAGTGTTGCAGTGGGATGCCTCTGAGTATGGCTACTGGATCACCTACCGCAACCTCCTGGCGGCTCTCG GGTCGCTTTTCCTTGTGCCTCTGTTGACAAAGAAGCTGGCGTTCTCGGACACGTCGTTGGTGGTGCTTGGATCTGCCTCGCTCATCCTCGAGTATCTGATGTACGGCCTCACGAGCGGAGTGTCCATGGTTTTCCTGATGTGGCTCGGACCGCCAGCCGGACTGATGTCAAACGCATCCATCATTGCCTTCAAATCGATGGCAACCAAACTGGTCTCGAGGCAAGAAAAAG GTCGCGTCAACGCCGTGATCGCTGCCCTCAACGGCCTCATGCCGATGGTGGGCTACGCTGCCTACTCCCCCATCTACTACCACACCGTTGACACCTTCCCCGCCGCTCAGTTCTACTTCGGCGCTAGTCTCAACCTACTCATCATGGTGGCTTTCTT AACGATTGGGGCGGCCTTGGTTTCCGAGTCATACGACACCGAGGACCTTGAGAAGGGCGGTGATGGGCACAAACCCAACCTCATCCACGGCCTGAAGAGGCGCTCGTCCGTAACCCTCAAGGCCATCGTCCGTACATTTAGCGTTCCGGGAGGTAAAAACGTCGTCAGGATTCCTTCTCCACAGCCGCCACAATCCCAAACcttggaggaggtagaggaaagagatTCATCGGAGGGCGCGGCGACACCCTCACGCGAAAGATTTGCTGCCTGTTATTCCAATGCTATGACTGACGCCGAGCTAACAGCGACCGAGGCTGCTGGCAAGGAAGCCGCTGGTCCCCCCGTGGTCCCAGTGCTCACCGAGGAAAAGAAGCAGGCTGTTGGATCCACCACGTGCTGA
- the LOC126983084 gene encoding proton-coupled folate transporter-like produces the protein MVQLAQFLSRTLRAMTVEPVMLMDGACKEAMLLYTENVHMEKICTLKMGYSQEVCQNLSDYEEEDVAVQRELTMFTLYNSIIMSVLPLVYVLFMGAWSDKYGRKIPILISLVCRLLHAAGYLLVNWQTSWPVEALLPMTFLEGLGGGNAGILSSTISYISDVSSEKNRTSRLSTANSLWFLGGPMGTLLAAVLIRSYGYNLPLGLVLVTYIVAVAYVVMFISESHGPYAKKELRARGSLQPQENIAEEKVPLSTMVKDFFDWHRVVESFKTAFKKRDGNARAVLLLILVGNMLRRVARSFFMYQFVRQVLEWDASEYGYWITYRNLLAALGSLFLVPLLTSRLSFSDTALVVVGAGSIILEYLFYGLTGGMHKAVLMWIGPPVGLVSNACVIAFKSMATKLVTSGEKGRVNAVIAALNGLMPMIGYFAYSPIYYHTIDTFPAAQFYFGAAVNLLIMILFMFMGTPQNPEEYDTEKGGDEPTPSFIFDLKRRSSVILKVMAHPLDLPGCKNVNDIPSPPRLQSQPSQEELTATPTHESLAGCHSNELSDADLTMTEAAGEEGASGDTAAPHASPPSPQAEGEG, from the exons ATGGTGCAGTTGGCCCAATTTTTGTCCCGCACCCTCCGCGCCATGACCGTGGAGCCCGTCATGCTGATGGACGGGGCGTGCAAGGAGGCCATGCTGCTCTACACCGAGAACGTCCACATGGAGAAGATCTGCACTCTCAAGATGGGCTACTcccaggag GTGTGCCAGAACCTCTCTgactacgaggaggaggacgtggccGTGCAGCGGGAGCTGACAATGTTCACTCTCTACAACAGCATCATCATGTCGGTGCTGCCGCTCGTCTACGTGCTCTTCATGGGCGCCTGGAGCGATAAGTACGGCAGAAAG aTTCCAATCCTAATTTCGCTCGTGTGTCGCCTGCTTCACGCTGCGGGTTACTTACTAGTCAACTGGCAGACCAGCTGGCCCGTGGAGGCGCTGTTACCGATGACTTTCCTTGAGGGGCTCGGCGGAGGAAACGCCGGGATTCTTTCATCCACCATCAGCTACATCAGTGATGTCAGCAGCGAAAAGAATCGTACGTCGCGGCTCAGCACTGCCAACTCTTTGTGGTTTCTCGGGGGACCCATGGGCACGCTGCTCGCCGCTGTCCTCATCAGGAGCTACGGCTACAACCTGCCCCTCGGACTGGTGTTGGTGACCTACATCGTCGCCGTCGCCTACGTGGTGATGTTCATCAGTGAGAGCCACGGACCGTACGCCAAGAAGGAGCTGCGGGCCCGCGGCTCCCTGCAGCCCCAGGAGAACATCGCGGAGGAAAAGGTGCCGCTCAGCACCATGGTGAAGGACTTCTTTGACTGGCACAGAGTCGTCGAGTCCTTCAAGACGGCCTTCAAGAAGCGAGACGGGAACGCTCGCGCTGTGCTGCTGCTGATCCTGGTTGGGAACATGCTGCGCCGCGTTGCTCGAA gCTTCTTCATGTACCAGTTCGTGCGGCAAGTGTTGGAGTGGGATGCCTCTGAGTATGGCTACTGGATCACCTACCGCAACCTCCTGGCGGCCCTCG GTTCGCTGTTCCTTGTGCCTCTGCTCACTAGCAGGCTGTCGTTCTCGGACACGGCGCTGGTGGTGGTTGGAGCTGGCTCGATCATCCTCGAGTATCTGTTTTACGGCCTCACAGGCGGAATGCACAAGGCCGTCCTGATGTGGATCGGGCCGCCAGTCGGACTGGTGTCAAATGCTTGTGTCATCGCCTTCAAGTCAATGGCCACCAAGTTGGTTACaagtggagagaaag GTCGCGTCAACGCCGTGATCGCTGCCCTCAACGGCCTCATGCCGATGATAGGCTACTTTGCCTACTCCCCCATCTACTACCACACTATTGACACATTCCCAGCCGCACAGTTCTACTTCGGTGCCGCCGTGAACCTACTCATCATGATCCTCTTCAT GTTTATGGGAACGCCCCAGAATCCTGAAGAGTACGACACCGAGAAGGGCGGTGATGAGCCGACCCCCAGCTTCATCTTCGACTTGAAGAGGCGCTCGTCTGTCATCCTCAAGGTCATGGCCCACCCACTGGACCTCCCTGGTTGCAAAAACGTTAACGATATTCCCTCGCCGCCGCGGCTTCAGTCCCAACCCTCGCAGGAGGAGCTCACGGCGACGCCAACTCACGAAAGCCTTGCTGGCTGCCACTCCAACGAGCTGAGTGACGCGGACCTGACGATGACGGAGGCTGCTGGTGAGGAAGGGGCGAGTGGGGACACCGCAGCTCCCCATGCGTCCCCGCCTTCCCCCCAGGCCGAGGGGGAAGGCTAG